One stretch of Verrucomicrobiota bacterium DNA includes these proteins:
- the alr gene encoding alanine racemase, which translates to MNSIYRCWAEIDLGALRDNLVWLRHRVGPQVKILTVVKADAYGHGLRQIAALLMQSGTDLFGVANLAEARAIRQVGKGWPILMLGACLPDEMETAVRDTIMPTISSMDEARLFAEAARGLHKTVELHVKVDTGMGRLGASVQSAAAVIREVERMEGLKLAGVYTHFASAEDEADFTRLQRTRFGRVICSLRRAGIRAPLFHCNNSAGVLYEPGADFGLVRPGLLVYGILPKGRRRLPSGVAPLIRPALSWRCRVSLVKEISKGTPLSYGGAFVAPRKMTVATLTAGYGDGYLRAGSNRAEVLIGGTRCRVLGRITMDQMLADVSAVPAARAGDEVVLIGRQGDEQISAHDVADWCGTVAWEVLTNISSRVPRVYRGAQAA; encoded by the coding sequence ATGAACTCAATCTACCGTTGTTGGGCGGAAATTGATTTGGGCGCCTTGCGCGACAACCTCGTTTGGCTCCGGCACCGCGTCGGACCGCAGGTCAAAATCCTGACGGTGGTCAAAGCGGATGCCTACGGACACGGCCTGAGGCAAATCGCCGCGCTCCTGATGCAGAGTGGCACGGACCTTTTCGGCGTCGCTAACCTCGCCGAAGCCCGAGCCATCCGCCAGGTCGGCAAAGGTTGGCCCATTCTGATGCTAGGGGCGTGCCTGCCGGACGAAATGGAAACGGCGGTTCGCGACACGATCATGCCGACGATTTCTTCGATGGACGAAGCGCGGCTGTTCGCCGAAGCAGCCAGGGGATTGCACAAAACGGTCGAACTTCACGTGAAGGTCGATACCGGGATGGGACGTCTGGGCGCCTCGGTTCAGTCCGCCGCCGCAGTGATCCGGGAGGTTGAACGAATGGAAGGATTGAAGCTGGCCGGCGTTTACACCCACTTCGCTTCGGCCGAAGACGAGGCCGATTTCACCCGCCTCCAGCGGACTCGCTTTGGGCGGGTGATCTGTAGTTTGAGGCGGGCGGGCATTCGTGCTCCGCTCTTCCATTGCAACAACAGCGCGGGCGTGTTGTATGAGCCCGGCGCGGATTTCGGTTTGGTCCGGCCCGGTTTGCTGGTTTACGGAATCCTTCCCAAGGGCCGGCGCCGCTTGCCGTCCGGCGTCGCTCCGCTCATTCGACCGGCGCTTTCCTGGCGGTGCCGGGTCAGTTTGGTGAAAGAGATTTCCAAAGGCACGCCGCTGAGTTACGGCGGCGCCTTTGTCGCGCCGAGAAAGATGACCGTGGCGACCCTGACTGCAGGCTACGGCGATGGCTACTTGCGCGCGGGCAGCAATCGGGCGGAAGTATTGATCGGTGGAACACGCTGCCGCGTCCTGGGCCGAATTACCATGGACCAGATGCTGGCCGATGTCTCGGCGGTGCCGGCGGCCAGGGCAGGCGATGAAGTCGTTCTGATTGGCCGTCAGGGAGACGAGCAAATCAGCGCGCACGACGTCGCGGACTGGTGCGGAACGGTGGCGTGGGAAGTGTTGACGAATATCAGCTCTCGCGTGCCCAGGGTCTATCGTGGAGCACAAGCGGCGTAA